In Persicimonas caeni, a single window of DNA contains:
- a CDS encoding IS630 family transposase, with amino-acid sequence MLYYADEFNISWLPTLRAMWSPVGQQVMIPTPGITTRRYGLGAVNWQTGDCIVLVRRRKRRIEACELLEALLTKHPDKTVYVVWDNAAMHSKKEIDHVVDQSNGRLKLLYLPTYSPWLNPIEMLWRHWRREVTHCELFETIDALVDATNDFFDRCNRLRHKVLSIIGSKHQDFCVCT; translated from the coding sequence GTGCTCTACTACGCAGACGAATTCAACATCAGCTGGCTGCCCACGCTTCGAGCCATGTGGTCGCCCGTCGGCCAACAGGTCATGATTCCGACGCCTGGCATCACCACCCGACGCTACGGACTCGGCGCGGTCAACTGGCAGACCGGCGACTGCATCGTTCTGGTGCGAAGGCGCAAACGACGCATCGAGGCATGTGAGCTGCTCGAAGCCTTACTTACCAAGCACCCCGACAAGACCGTTTACGTCGTCTGGGACAACGCTGCGATGCACTCAAAAAAGGAAATCGATCACGTCGTCGACCAGAGCAATGGTAGACTCAAGCTGCTGTATCTGCCGACCTACTCACCATGGCTCAATCCGATCGAGATGCTGTGGAGGCACTGGCGCCGGGAAGTGACTCACTGCGAACTGTTTGAAACCATCGACGCGCTTGTCGATGCCACCAATGACTTTTTCGATCGCTGTAATCGACTGCGCCATAAGGTGCTATCGATCATTGGCTCAAAGCACCAAGACTTCTGTGTTTGCACTTAA
- a CDS encoding helix-turn-helix domain-containing protein, whose protein sequence is MGRPAKHIQLAKEQINELHEFYHHAKVARERTRAQIVLLAGEQGLSAPEIARLVNMSQQTVGRWIARYLDEGIDGFADRPRTGAPSKVTEEFVERLIEVVRHRPRALDQSVSTWTLEHLAEFMAEEFDIEVSGETIRRHLADNGIVLRRPQHKITSPDPLYRVKKRRLKPPEKT, encoded by the coding sequence ATGGGACGTCCTGCCAAACATATCCAGCTCGCAAAAGAGCAAATCAACGAGTTGCACGAGTTCTATCACCACGCCAAGGTCGCCAGGGAGCGAACGCGAGCCCAAATAGTGTTGCTCGCTGGCGAGCAAGGCCTGTCTGCCCCTGAAATTGCACGCCTCGTGAACATGAGCCAGCAGACCGTGGGTAGATGGATTGCTCGATATCTCGATGAAGGCATTGATGGGTTTGCAGATCGGCCTCGAACCGGTGCTCCATCGAAAGTAACTGAGGAGTTTGTCGAGCGGCTCATCGAGGTGGTGCGCCACCGCCCGCGTGCCCTGGACCAGTCTGTTTCGACCTGGACGCTCGAGCATCTTGCCGAGTTCATGGCCGAAGAGTTCGATATCGAGGTCAGTGGCGAGACCATTCGCCGGCATCTCGCCGACAATGGAATCGTTTTGCGCCGTCCACAGCACAAGATCACAAGCCCCGATCCGTTGTACCGCGTAAAAAAGCGCAGATTGAAGCCACCCGAGAAAACTTAG